One Lampris incognitus isolate fLamInc1 chromosome 14, fLamInc1.hap2, whole genome shotgun sequence DNA window includes the following coding sequences:
- the LOC130124317 gene encoding LOW QUALITY PROTEIN: zinc finger protein 182-like (The sequence of the model RefSeq protein was modified relative to this genomic sequence to represent the inferred CDS: inserted 2 bases in 2 codons) produces the protein MTFHTGERPFKCTTCGRDFTWKYNMERHTRTHAGGKPFRCSICRKMFTQKSNFQTHVRTHTGEKPFRCTTCGTMFNRKSHLQMHIRTHIGEKPFRCTTCGKMFNWKSHLLTHVRTHTGEKPFRCPTCGKMFNRKSHLQRHVRTHTGEKPFRCPTCGKMFNRKSHLQRHVRTHTGEKPFRCTTCGKMFNRTSHLQTHVRTHTGERPFRCTTCGKMFNRKSHLQMHIRIHTGEKPFKCTTCGKMFTRKSSLQVHVRTHTGEKPFRCTTCGTMFTHKSNLKMHVRTHTGEKPFRCTTCGKIFLHKSNLQKHVRTHTGEKPFKCTTCGKMFTLKSNLQTHVRTHTGEKPFRCTTCWKMFAQKSSLQMHIRTHTGEQPFRCTTCGKMFTHKSNLQRHVRTHTGXMPFRFCDCGNGFSSKWHIKQHVMIHKGERPHRTNLLRSFVVERLTAAAEEILGAFERTIEEYEDERDRQRRLLDMVLKPRITLHRIDFVQLSDQQHCEQERSPSLAKEEQQELWISPQEEQLPLQEGADTSESILTPLCDGNDDDFVQLSNQQQGEQEKSPSLAKEEQQELWISPQEDQLPLQEVADTSESRFTPLCDGNDNDFVQLSNQQHHEQEKSPRLAKEEQQELWISPQEDQLPLQDVADTPESIFTPLCDGNDHGKDQPLPSQLYQTQTEVDTEPPAVNSFELIQLDAKEDNFLISEPTSDQHTLSNCCHVTKSEADHTCSHQNCEETGSTRKARLKPHKKSYNKCKICGKVFYNLKIFKIHMTFHTGGKPFKCTTCGREFSWKYNMERHTKTHAGEKPFDCTTCGKMFTQKSDLLRHVRTHTGEKPFRCTTCGKLFTQKSDLLRHVRTHTGEKPFRCTTCGKMFTQKSDLLTHVRTHTGEKPFRCTVCEKMFTQKSNFQRHFRTHTGEKPFRCTTCWKMFTHKSNFQTHLRTHTGEKPFRCTKCGKMFTHKSNLQRHIRTHTVEXPFRCCDCRNGFSSKWHLKRHVMIHTGCIPRAEKVPSTVTAEMALVGCELEDMR, from the exons ATGACATTTCACACAGGGGAAAGGCCTTTCAAATGCACCACTTGTGGGAGAGATTTTACCTGGAAGTATAACATGGAAAGGCATACAAGGACTCATGCAGGGggaaagccattcagatgcagcaTATGccggaaaatgtttacccagaaatCAAATTTTCAAacgcacgtaaggactcatacaggggagaagccattcagatgcaccacgtgcggtACAATGTTTAACCGGAAGTCACATTTACAAATGCACATAAGGACTCATataggggagaagccattcagatgcaccacatgcgggaaaatgtttaactGGAAGTCACATTTGCTAacgcacgtaaggactcatacaggggagaagccattcagatgccccacgtgcgggaaaatgtttaaccGGAAGTCACATTTGCAAAGGCACGttaggactcatacaggggagaagccattcagatgccccacgtgcgggaaaatgtttaaccGGAAGTCACATTTGCAAAGGCACGttaggactcatacaggggagaagccattcagatgcactacgtgcgggaaaatgtttaaccGGACGTCACATTTGCAAacgcacgtaaggactcatacaggggagaggccattcagatgcaccacgtgcgggaaaatgtttaaccGGAAGTCACATTTGCAAATGCACATAAGAattcatacaggggagaaaccattcaaatgcaccacatgcgggaaaatgtttacccggaaGTCAAGTTTACAAGTGCATGtacggactcatacaggggagaagccattcagatgcaccacatgcgggacaatgtttacccacaagtcaaatttaaaaatgcatgtaaggactcatacaggggagaagccattcagatgtacAACGTGCGGGAAAATTTTTCTCCACAAGTCAAATTTACAAAagcatgtaaggactcatacaggggagaaaccaTTCAAATGCACCacctgtgggaaaatgtttaccctcaagtcaaatttacaaacgcacgtaaggactcatacaggggagaagccattcagatgcaccacgtgctgGAAAATGTTTGCCCAGAAGTCAAGTTTACAAAtgcacataaggactcatacaggggagcagccattcagatgcaccacgtgtggtaaaatgtttacccacaagtcaaatttacaaaggcacgtaaggactcatactG GGATGCCCTTCAGGTTCTGTGACTGTGGAAATGGGTTCAGCTCAAAATGGCATATCAAACAACATGTCATGATCCACAAAGGTGAGAGGCCTCACAG GACAAACCTGCTGAGATCGTTCGTCGTCGAGCGACTAACAGCAGCAGCTGAGGAGATATTAGGAGCTTTCGAGAGGACGATAGAGGAGTATGAGGACGAGAGAGATCGACAGAGGAGACTGCTGGACATGGTGTTGAAGCCCAGGATCACGTTACACAGAATAG ACTTTGTACAGTTATCTGATCAGCAGCATTGTGAGCAGGAGAGGAGCCCCAGTCTGGccaaggaggaacaacaggaactctggatcagtccacaggaagaacaacttccattgcaggagggagctgatacctctgagtccatattaactcctctttgtgatggaaatgatgATG ACTTTGTACAGTTATCTAATCAGCAGCAAGGTGAGCAGGAGAAGAGCCCCAGTCTGGCtaaggaggaacaacaggaactcTGGATCAGTCCACAAGAAGACCAACTTCCATTGCAGGAGGTAGCTGATACATCCGAGTCCAGATTTACGcctctttgtgatggaaatgatAATG ACTTTGTACAGTTATCTAATCAGCAGCATCATGAGCAGGAGAAGAGCCCCAGACTGGccaaggaggaacaacaggaactcTGGATCAGTCCACAAGAAGACCAACTTCCATTGCAGGATGTAGCTGATACCCCTGAGTCCATATTTACTcctctttgtgatggaaatgatCATGGCAAAGATCAGCCTCTGCCCTCGCAACTCTACCAAACCCAGACAGAAGTAGACACAGAGCCCCCAGCTGTCAACTCATTTGAACTGATACAACTGGATGCCAAAGAAGACAACTTTTTAATATCAGAACCCACAAGTGACCAGCATACCCTCTCTAACTGCTGTCATGTAACTAAGAGTGAAGCTGACCATACTTGCAGTCACCAAAATTGTGAGGAAACAGGTTCAACTAGGAAAGCCAGGCTGAAACCTCACAAAAAGTCCTACAACAAGTGCAAGATTTGTGGGAAAGTGTTTTATAATTTGAAAATTTTCAAAATTCACATGACATTTCACACAGGGGGAAAGCCTTTCAAATGCAccacttgtgggagagagttttcCTGGAAGTATAACATGGAGAGGCATACAAAGACTCatgcaggggagaagccatttgactgcaccacgtgcgggaaaatgtttacccagaagtcagatTTACTAaggcatgtaaggactcatacaggggagaagccattcagatgcaccacatgcgggaaaTTGTTTACCCAGAAATCAGATTTACTAaggcacgtaaggactcatacaggggagaagccattcagatgcaccacgtgcgggaaaatgtttacccagaagtcagatTTACTAACACACGTAAGGacccatacaggggagaagccattcagatgcaccgtgtgcgagaaaatgtttacccagaagtcaaattTTCAAAGGCACttcaggactcatacaggggagaagccattcagatgcaccacgtgctggaaaatgtttacccataagtcaaattttcaaacgcacttaaggactcatacaggggagaagccattcagatgcaccaagtgtgggaaaatgtttacccacaagtcaaatttacaaaggcacataaggactcatacagtgG AGCCATTCAGGTGCTGCGATTGTAGAAATGGGTTCAGCTCAAAATGGCATCTCAAACGACATGTCATGATCCACACAG GTTGCATCCCCAGAGCCGAGAAAGTGCCCTCTACAG